The Aestuariibius sp. HNIBRBA575 nucleotide sequence CCTGATTTGCAGGTGATCCTGCCTGTTGCGCCGGGCCTAGAGGATTTGGTGCGCCAACAGGTGGCGGACTGGCCCGTGAAACCGATCCTGTTGACCGGCACATTTGACAAATCCGCCGCATTTCAATCTGCACGGATCGCATTGGCCGCCTCTGGCACGGTCTCACTGGAATTGGCCGCTGCGGGCACGCCGATGGTGATTGCCTATGACATGAATTGGCTGTCGCGCCGGTTGATCAAACGCATGTTACGTATTGATACAGTCACGCTGGTCAATCTGGTGGCCAACAGCCGCACCGTGCCGGAATTTATCGGCGATAAATGCCTGCCAGATGACATCGCAAATGCGTTGACCAAGTTGTGGGACCATCCCGATGCCCAAAACGACGCAATGCAGATCACGATGGAAAAATTGGGACGGGGTGCGGAAAAACCTGGTCTGCGGGCCGCGCGGGCTGTGTTGGATGGGCTAGAGTTGTCGGTGTGAACGACGCGCGCGCATAAATTCGAGCAATCCCAAAAGGCCCAGCGCCGGAACCAGCGCGACCACTGTCAGTAAGTTGAAATACAACAGCCCTGAAAACGCATTTGCATGGGGTTCAAAGGCACTGACGGTGCAATTGATCCAGCTCAGCTTAAACCCGTCGCCATCACAGCTATTGTCGATCCACATCAGCGCGCCAATCTGACCAAGTTGAACCAAGGGGATAAATCTAAGCCGGTTCAGGGCTGTGACGTTTGTCAATCTAAGCGCAAAATACGCAGCAATCGGTAGCGCGAGTAGACCCAAATTCAACCAATACATCTAAGACCCTCAAATACCAAAATTAGTGATCGCCAGATCCGATTTCCAGGATCTGGAAAATGATCCCTGCGCCCTGTGCCACATCGGTGATGAAATCGGCTTTTTCAAAGGTGGTCAAGCTGGACCAAGTGCGCCCGGTTTGATCCCCTTGCAAAATCACCGCATCAGCCACGCCGTTTTCCACATCCACCGTTAGGCTGAGCGCGTCGGTTTCCATCTGCAAGGCGGATGCGCCTTGGGTCAATTGACGCAAAGCTGCGGAACGTTCGGATTTTAGCTGTGCAATCCGGGCTTCGCGTTCCGCTGCGTTCAATTCTTTGGCCGCGTCCATATCGATGCGCCATGCGCGCATGGCAGCCAAAACCGCGCCGCCTGCTGAAATGGGCAACAATGGCGGGCAGAGCACACCAATCACAACCCCCAATCCAACACCAGCGCCCACCCCGTGTTTCAGGGCACGGCTGCTGGCATGCAAGCGCATCCCGATCGGTTTGGAAATGTTGTCGGACAAAACACCGGCAACAGATTTCTGCAAATTAACAGCTAGTTTTGGCACGGATTGCGCCCGTTCAACCGACTGGCCTGCCTCTTTCTTGAGGCGCCCCATGAACCCGCTGGCCGCAGCAGCGGTTGATTTCGCGCCTTGCCATGTGGCGTTGGAGGCACGTGTCACTCCGTCCATTCCACGCTCAACAAAGGTTGAGGCCATATATGGTGTCTCAGGTTCAGGGGCGTATTTCGCCAACACGTCCAATTCGACCTTTACGGCGTCTAGCTTTGACTGCTCTAGGCGTGATCGCGCGGTTTTGGCCAATTGAGTCGCCCGAAACAGCGATGCGTTGATGTGCTCTACGTCCGCATCAGGGATGGTTTCTGGGGCAACGCTGTCCAACATTGTCATGACGGCATGTAGGCTGGGCACATGAACAACATGAAAGGCGCGGTTCTGACGCCAAAGGTCGGGATCATCGTTCAGGGCATTTGCGATAAAACTCAGGTCATCCGTCAGCGACCCAACCGCGCGTTTAAATTCATAATGATGCGCCGCGCGGTCCCGAACAGCTTGGGCAAGCTGTTCTAATTGGTTATGTCGGTCCCTGGAGGTTTCATACATATTGCGGCCTTTAGACGAAAAATATGAAACTGAATTAGTAGCCGCGCCAGATCCAGCCTCCGCCCAAGATACGGCTGCTGTCCAAATCATAAAACACACAGGCCTGTCCCGGCGAAATGCCTTCTTCGGCGATGGTCAGCTCCACTTCGGCTTCTGTGTCTGAAATCGGACGAATGATCGCTTCGGTTGGGGGGCGGGTGGACCGCACGCGCACACCGACACGCCGTTCTGACAGATCGGTAAATCCGCCATCGCCCAGCCAATTGATTTCACGCACCGGCACTTTGCGCGTGGCCAGCATGTCTTTGGGGCCGACAATCACATGACGTTTGTCCACGTCCAGTTTCACCACATAAAGCGGATCAGCCAGACCGCCGATGCCCAGACCACGGCGTTGGCCGATCGTGTAATGGATCACACCATTATGCTGGGCCAACACATTGCCGTCTGTATCAACAATGTCACCGGGTTCGGCCGCACCGGGGCGCAGTTTTTCAATCACCGAGGCGTAATTGCCGTTAGGGACAAAACAAATGTCCTGCGAATCCGGTTTATCGGCCACGCTCAGCCCATATTTGGCCGCCAGCGCGCGGGTTTCGGCCTTGCTTGGCAGATGTCCCAGGGGGAACCGCAGATATTCAAGCTGATCTGGTTTGGTCGAAAACAGGAAATAGCTCTGATCGCGGTTGGCATCAGCGGCGCAATGCAGCTCGGCGCCGTTTTCACCAACTTTGCGCTGGATATAATGACCGGTGGCCATGCAATCAGCATCCAGATCCTTGGCGGTTTCCAGCAGATCCTTGAATTTCACCCGTTCATTGCAGCGAATACAGGGCACCGGTGTGGCCCCCGCTAAATAGGAATCCGCGAATTCGTCAATCACCGCATCCTGAAAAATGTTTTCATAATCCAGCACGTAATGCGGAAATCCCATTTCTTCGGCCACGCGGCGCGCATCATGAATGTCCACGCCGGCACAACACGCGCCCTTTTTGGCCAAGGCCGCCCCATGATCATAAAGCTGCAACGTCACGCCAACCACATCATAGCCTTCTTCGGCCAGTTGCGCGGCCACAACCGATGAATCCACACCACCAGACATGGCAACAACCACGCGGGTTTCGGACGGGGGCTTGGCAAAACCAAGGGAATTAAGAGGGTGATCGAGGGACATGAGGTTTCCGATTTGGATAGGTCATTCAGAATATAGGAAAATGCTAACTACTCTCAAGGGGCGGTTTCACCCCTCTTTAAGGCCTGTGACTTCAATCTGCACACACATAGCTGGAAA carries:
- the mnmA gene encoding tRNA 2-thiouridine(34) synthase MnmA codes for the protein MSLDHPLNSLGFAKPPSETRVVVAMSGGVDSSVVAAQLAEEGYDVVGVTLQLYDHGAALAKKGACCAGVDIHDARRVAEEMGFPHYVLDYENIFQDAVIDEFADSYLAGATPVPCIRCNERVKFKDLLETAKDLDADCMATGHYIQRKVGENGAELHCAADANRDQSYFLFSTKPDQLEYLRFPLGHLPSKAETRALAAKYGLSVADKPDSQDICFVPNGNYASVIEKLRPGAAEPGDIVDTDGNVLAQHNGVIHYTIGQRRGLGIGGLADPLYVVKLDVDKRHVIVGPKDMLATRKVPVREINWLGDGGFTDLSERRVGVRVRSTRPPTEAIIRPISDTEAEVELTIAEEGISPGQACVFYDLDSSRILGGGWIWRGY